One Anopheles marshallii chromosome 3, idAnoMarsDA_429_01, whole genome shotgun sequence genomic region harbors:
- the LOC128712409 gene encoding protein maelstrom homolog, producing MPKKNGFFYFMLEYQQRKQAEGHPARKMALITTEAGKIWEKMNAEQRGPYNQQAKNAQNQGGLEKLNCLGIAISEIDNQLRSKEEHAQMITKLVADRVASAESRKELATEVVYIISLSYFGHTMQHKYIPAELGVVKYNLQSGVMDRLHLYFNPGEIPLGAAHSMQTHTKQTHQLPLPPNAWGTTDKNEIAVKLISFLGADDEIPPLFTDEETLPIVEGMLRDLLDDCIENKMLYVCSMAELFCFLKQATERHFEGTATFPSTLMAQHILKMDSYGFALGISCEYHERELNMLNCALSQATRWAYTLSKYCCLQMGIECVPGKHIPPDPSAGDDKLSKPPTTSESNPLEKPATSHDASAGDKVTSPKQGPNWFNKIKMKSRSKDEPSYKPVVGSVSYAPQKGGVVAYTGVNLATDAFYEQEQNSENMFPSLLQSMAPTVKERGHAKQRGGNSRRAVRGRTLQQ from the exons ATGCCGAAAAAGAACGGATTCTTTTACTTTATGCTGGAGTACCAACAGCGTAAACAAGCGGAAGGACACCCAGCTCGTAAGATGGCCCTAATTACAACAGAAGCGGGTAAAATTTGGGAA AAAATGAACGCCGAACAACGTGGACCATACAACCAGCAGGCAAAGAATGCCCAAAACCAAGGAGGGCTGGAGAAGTTAAACTGTTTAGGGATTGCTATTTCCGAGATTGACAACCAGCTGCGTTCAAAGGAAGAGCATGCCCAAATGATAACAAAGCTCGTCGCCGATCGGGTAGCGAGTGCCGAGTCTCGGAAAG AATTGGCAACGGAAGTGGTGTACATTATTTCACTTTCGTATTTTGGCCATACGATGCAACATAAGTACATTCCGGCCGAGCTAGGTGTGGTTAAGTACAATCTGCAGAGTGGCGTAATGGATCGGCTGCATCTGTATTTCAATCCTGGTGAAATACCGCTCGGAGCTGCACATTCGATGCAAACccacacgaaacaaacacatcaacTTCCTCTGCCTCCGAATGCCTGGGGAACAACGGACAAGAATGAAATCGCTGTGAAATTGATTAGTTTTTTGGGAGCGGACGATGAAATACCTCCGCTTTTTACGGATGAAGAAACGTTACCTATAGTGGAAGGCATGCTTCGTGATTTGCTGGATGATTGCATCGAGAACAAGATGCTGTACGTGTGCTCTATGGCAGAATTGTTCTGCTTCTTGAAACAAGCTACGGAACGGCACTTTGAGGGAACGGCAACCTTTCCATCCACCCTAATGGCGCAACATATACTTAAAATGGATAGCTATGGCTTCGCATTAGGTATCAGCTGCGAATATCACGAAAGAGAGCTCAATATGTTGAATTGTGCCTTGTCCCAGGCTACGCGTTGGGCGTACACACTTTCTAAGTATTGCTGCCTACAAATGGGCATTGAATGTGTCCCCGGAAAGCATATCCCTCCGGATCCTTCTGCAGGTGACGATAAGCTATCAAAACCACCGACTACAAGTGAATCAAATCCGCTGGAAAAGCCTGCAACTTCACATGATGCATCTGCCGGAGACAAAGTAACCTCTCCGAAACAGGGTCCAAACTGgttcaacaaaataaaaatgaaatctaGATCTAAAGATGAGCCGTCATATAAACCGGTCGTAGGTAGTGTATCATACGCGCCGCAAAAAGGTGGTGTTGTTGCCTATACCGGCGTCAACCTAGCAACAGACGCCTTTTACGAACAGGAGCAGAACAGCGAAAATATGTTCCCCTCATTGCTCCAGTCCATGGCGCCTACTGTAAAAGAGCGTGGACACGCAAAACAGCGCGGTGGCAACTCCCGACGAGCTGTTCGTGGACGAACATTACAACAGTGA